The following are encoded in a window of Ricinus communis isolate WT05 ecotype wild-type chromosome 4, ASM1957865v1, whole genome shotgun sequence genomic DNA:
- the LOC125369839 gene encoding uncharacterized protein LOC125369839: MDRSMIDTVTGGALVDKTPEEAKQLISNMAENSQQFGTRADGATRRVNEASTKNIENQISNLTTLVCQMAVGQLQMAKISGICSVQGHPIDMCPTLQQDLMQEANALGGFTGQSQRKYDPFSNQYNPGWRDHLNLSYGNQGGQQNYPSQNFIRPPQETRSSIQNLGNQITQLATSISKLEAQNSRKLPSQLEINQKENVSVIFLGSGKEIPSGSIPLKKSEPSKEKEEEASSKASHGIKFDPSLSLSSRTPLPPFPSRLAKPKEDE, encoded by the exons ATGGATAGAAGTATGATTGATACAGTAACTGGTGGAGCTTTGGTAGACAAGACACCTGAAGAAGCCAAGCAATTGATTTCAAACATGGCTGAAAATTCTCAGCAATTTGGTACAAGAGCTGATGGAGCTACTAGGCGAGTTAATGAGGCAAGcactaaaaatattgaaaatcaaatttctaatttaactaCTTTGGTTTGTCAAATGGCTGTAGGGCAATTGCAAATGGCAAAAATTAGTGGAATATGCTCAGTTCAAGGACATCCCATTGATATGTGCCCAACATTGCAACAAGACTTGATGCAAGAGGCTAATGCTTTAGGCGGGTTTACTGGTCAATCTCAAAGGAAGTATGACCCCTTTTCCAATCAATATAATCCTGGATGGAGAGATCATCTGAATTTGAGCTATGGAAACCAAGGAGGACAACAAAATTATCCTTCCCAGAATTTCATTAGACCACCTCAA GAAACAAGGTCAAGCATTCAGAATTTAGGCAATCAAATTACTCAATTGGCTACGTCGATTAGTAAATTAGAGGCTCAAAATTCTAGAAAACTACCTTCACAACTAGAGATAAACCAAAAGGAGAATGTTAGTGTAATTTTTTTAGGAAGTGGAAAGGAGATTCCTTCAGGGTCGATTCCACTTAAGAAAAGTGAACCGagcaaggaaaaggaagaagaagcttcCTCTAAAGCATCACATGGGATAAAATTCGATCCTTCTCTATCTCTTTCATCTCGCACTCCATTGCCTCCTTTTCCTAGTAGATTAGCTAagccaaaagaagatgagtaa